A stretch of Endozoicomonas sp. SCSIO W0465 DNA encodes these proteins:
- the truC gene encoding tRNA pseudouridine(65) synthase TruC produces MIKAPAEPLDIIYQDPWLVAINKPSGLLVHRSMIDRRETRFAIQLLRDQIGQHVFPLHRLDKPTSGVLVFALSPEVAKRASEQFQEGLVSKTYLAIVRGFVPESGVIDHPLKEKLDKITDRKARRDKPAQEAVTGYRRLATVELPIAIDRYPSSRYSLVEVKPGTGRKHQIRRHMKHISHPVIGDAKHGKGNHNRYFAEHFDADRLLLHCAKMAMDHPVTGKPAAFYAPVDMMLDQLFDRFGWTLPYSSE; encoded by the coding sequence ATGATCAAAGCGCCTGCGGAACCCCTTGATATTATCTATCAGGATCCATGGCTGGTGGCCATCAATAAACCCTCTGGCCTGCTGGTTCACCGTTCCATGATTGATCGTCGTGAAACCCGCTTTGCCATTCAGCTATTGAGGGATCAGATAGGTCAGCATGTATTTCCACTCCACAGGCTGGACAAGCCAACATCGGGTGTGCTGGTTTTTGCCCTGTCGCCTGAAGTTGCCAAACGGGCGAGTGAGCAGTTTCAGGAAGGTCTGGTCAGTAAAACCTATCTTGCCATCGTTCGCGGTTTTGTACCTGAATCGGGAGTGATCGACCACCCGTTGAAGGAGAAACTGGATAAAATTACCGATCGCAAGGCGCGCCGGGATAAACCGGCCCAAGAGGCGGTAACCGGGTATCGTCGACTGGCAACCGTTGAGCTGCCAATAGCGATTGATCGATACCCCAGCAGCCGATATTCGCTGGTGGAGGTTAAGCCCGGAACCGGTCGTAAGCACCAGATTCGTCGGCATATGAAGCATATCTCCCATCCTGTTATCGGTGATGCAAAACACGGTAAGGGAAACCATAATCGGTATTTTGCAGAGCACTTTGATGCTGATCGATTACTGCTGCATTGTGCCAAAATGGCAATGGATCATCCGGTAACGGGAAAGCCCGCCGCTTTTTATGCCCCGGTCGATATGATGTTGGATCAACTTTTCGACCGATTTGGCTGGACATTGCCCTATAGCAGTGAATAA
- a CDS encoding Na+/H+ antiporter NhaC family protein, translating into MHEAQKCLKDLSFNQAFLTFASIVGIIGVGLFKYSINLHCLILGCLIVSIISTLRLGYSYLEIRDAMNDGIREALAAIYIFIMIGVLIAAFIESGTLGTLIYLGIQFIEPSTFLPAGLILCNLMSVVIGSSWATAGTVGVILMGIGTSIGFPAPLVAGMVISGACFGDKMSPVSDTTNLAAMSAGTTLFRHMQSMCYTTIPTYLLALAIFTWFGLDYSNSILPDEELSSLALALDHSFHISLLTILPILVMVILSFIRVPAEVSMMAASMVAVGLALTVQSRPITDVINSLFGGSNIRSGVASLDDLLGRGGILSMMWTLSLSLMALALGGVLNKFGFLRTLIAGILKRIRRKATLVMSTILCCIFGNGAMGEAYMSIILGGQLGRL; encoded by the coding sequence ATGCATGAAGCACAAAAATGTTTAAAAGATCTCAGCTTTAACCAAGCCTTTCTTACCTTTGCCAGTATTGTAGGTATTATTGGTGTTGGACTTTTTAAGTATTCAATCAACCTCCATTGTCTTATCCTGGGTTGTTTGATTGTATCGATCATAAGTACTCTACGCCTGGGATACAGTTATCTTGAAATTCGGGATGCGATGAATGATGGCATTCGTGAAGCGCTGGCGGCCATTTATATCTTTATTATGATTGGTGTGCTGATTGCTGCGTTTATCGAGAGCGGTACCCTGGGAACGCTTATTTACCTTGGCATTCAGTTTATCGAACCCAGTACATTTTTACCTGCCGGGCTGATTTTGTGCAACCTGATGTCCGTGGTTATTGGGTCCAGTTGGGCAACAGCGGGAACAGTCGGCGTGATTCTGATGGGCATTGGAACCTCAATAGGTTTTCCTGCCCCGCTGGTTGCCGGTATGGTCATCTCTGGAGCCTGCTTTGGTGACAAAATGTCGCCAGTGTCAGACACGACCAATCTGGCGGCTATGTCTGCCGGTACAACATTGTTTCGACATATGCAGAGCATGTGTTATACGACTATTCCTACCTATTTACTGGCATTGGCTATCTTCACATGGTTTGGCCTGGACTACAGCAATAGCATACTTCCAGATGAAGAATTGTCCTCATTGGCACTTGCGCTTGACCATTCATTCCATATCAGCTTGCTAACCATCCTTCCGATTCTGGTGATGGTCATTCTGAGTTTTATAAGGGTGCCAGCTGAAGTTTCAATGATGGCTGCATCAATGGTAGCAGTAGGCCTTGCGTTGACTGTCCAGAGTCGGCCAATTACCGATGTAATCAATAGCCTGTTCGGGGGCAGTAATATTCGCTCAGGTGTTGCTTCACTTGATGACCTGCTGGGTCGTGGAGGAATACTTTCCATGATGTGGACACTCTCCCTTTCATTGATGGCATTGGCCCTTGGCGGCGTGCTGAATAAGTTTGGTTTTTTGCGCACACTGATTGCCGGTATTCTCAAGCGCATAAGACGCAAGGCAACCCTGGTTATGTCAACGATCCTCTGTTGTATCTTTGGCAACGGCGCCATGGGTGAGGCCTACATGTCAATTATTCTGGGAGGACAATTGGGGCGTTTATGA
- a CDS encoding Na+/H+ antiporter NhaC family protein — MRPTCQLFWEDNWGVYDKLGLDRSVLSRSLEEGATLTVTLIPWTTGGAFMATTLGVSALDYAPMALLNWLNPLVGIGFAFIGFGLKSAEPERVGERELSAQAAAS; from the coding sequence GTGAGGCCTACATGTCAATTATTCTGGGAGGACAATTGGGGCGTTTATGATAAGTTAGGATTGGATCGTTCGGTACTTAGCCGCTCTCTTGAGGAGGGGGCAACGTTAACAGTTACACTGATTCCATGGACGACAGGTGGAGCCTTTATGGCAACCACGTTAGGTGTTTCTGCCCTGGATTATGCCCCAATGGCTTTACTGAACTGGTTGAACCCTCTCGTCGGAATCGGGTTTGCTTTTATTGGATTCGGGCTGAAATCTGCTGAACCTGAAAGGGTTGGAGAAAGAGAGTTGTCGGCACAGGCTGCAGCCTCCTAG
- a CDS encoding NAD(P)/FAD-dependent oxidoreductase: MKTDVLIIGNSAAGLSAAETIRKHDKTKSVTIVSSEGGNAYSRVLLPYILRGKLKEENVFIRDNNYYQSNDFDYIEGKVTSINNKEKNITIDNNYSVNYESLLIATGSSPIKPPIPGIDQDGVYHMWTKSDMEALIPHFQSGKRVAVIGSGFVSLQAAWAAVSKGLQVTVIELANRIMPSVIDNKGAEILSEKIRSFDVDLRTETMTNAIEKQPDGSFLIQLKGQEPVAADFVIVGTGVRPNTGFLAGSDITVDRGICVDEFMQTNVEGIYAAGDVAAGPTSFGDPHQIHALWPTAIEMGKFAALNMLGKKIPYEGSLNMNVTQMYDLTVASMGNFADESGDEVHLIPESQGMGYMKVCSREHRIVGACLVGKTSAMIIFGMLRPVIRQHKQVTVDYMNLERDLQKLTYGLMH, from the coding sequence ATGAAAACTGATGTATTGATTATTGGTAATAGTGCTGCAGGCTTGTCAGCTGCCGAAACTATTAGAAAACATGACAAAACAAAATCGGTTACTATTGTTTCCAGTGAAGGTGGAAATGCGTATTCCCGCGTGCTTTTACCGTACATTCTCAGAGGGAAACTGAAAGAGGAAAATGTATTTATCAGGGACAATAACTATTACCAATCAAATGATTTTGATTATATCGAAGGCAAGGTAACGAGTATCAACAACAAAGAAAAAAACATCACTATTGACAATAATTATTCAGTAAATTATGAAAGCCTTTTAATTGCCACTGGTTCTTCTCCGATAAAACCACCTATTCCCGGTATTGATCAGGACGGTGTTTACCATATGTGGACCAAGTCTGATATGGAAGCACTGATTCCTCATTTTCAGTCCGGAAAACGCGTCGCGGTTATTGGCTCTGGCTTTGTTTCTCTACAGGCAGCCTGGGCAGCAGTGTCTAAAGGTCTTCAGGTCACGGTTATCGAGCTGGCTAATCGAATTATGCCCAGCGTTATCGATAATAAAGGTGCAGAAATTCTGTCTGAAAAAATCCGCAGCTTTGATGTGGACCTGCGTACGGAAACAATGACCAATGCCATTGAAAAGCAGCCTGATGGCAGTTTTCTGATTCAGCTCAAGGGACAGGAGCCGGTAGCTGCTGATTTCGTTATCGTGGGTACTGGTGTTCGCCCTAATACCGGGTTCCTGGCAGGTTCTGACATCACAGTTGACCGGGGCATCTGCGTGGATGAGTTCATGCAGACCAATGTTGAAGGCATCTATGCAGCTGGTGACGTGGCAGCAGGACCAACCAGTTTTGGTGATCCCCATCAGATACATGCCCTTTGGCCAACGGCTATTGAGATGGGTAAGTTTGCTGCACTGAATATGTTGGGCAAAAAAATCCCGTACGAAGGTAGCCTGAACATGAACGTTACTCAGATGTATGACCTGACCGTCGCATCCATGGGGAACTTTGCGGATGAGTCAGGGGATGAAGTACACCTGATACCGGAATCTCAGGGCATGGGGTACATGAAAGTCTGCTCCCGGGAGCATCGTATCGTAGGCGCTTGCCTGGTGGGTAAAACCTCAGCAATGATAATTTTTGGCATGTTGCGACCTGTGATTCGGCAGCATAAACAGGTCACCGTTGATTATATGAATCTCGAGCGGGATCTGCAAAAACTCACTTACGGCCTTATGCACTGA
- a CDS encoding 4Fe-4S dicluster domain-containing protein, translating to MKTVTIDRDKCVGCRNCEMACAYARTQETCESSVSNIRVNHYIEQRTLMPMTCLHCEEAWCMSVCPAGAITRNADTQAVVIDANRCAGCKMCMLACPFGNIHFDNERQVSHKCDLCDGDPKCVGHCIAGALKYQEMNDLAAAKRSKYDQMVIATAH from the coding sequence ATGAAGACTGTAACAATAGACAGAGATAAGTGTGTTGGCTGCAGAAACTGTGAAATGGCCTGCGCTTACGCCCGTACTCAGGAAACCTGCGAAAGCAGTGTTTCCAATATCCGGGTGAACCACTACATTGAACAACGTACGCTGATGCCGATGACGTGCCTGCACTGTGAGGAGGCCTGGTGCATGAGCGTCTGCCCTGCCGGTGCCATCACTCGTAATGCAGACACCCAGGCTGTTGTGATTGATGCTAACCGTTGTGCCGGCTGCAAGATGTGCATGCTTGCCTGCCCATTCGGCAATATCCATTTTGATAATGAAAGACAGGTCAGTCACAAGTGTGACCTTTGTGACGGTGATCCCAAGTGTGTGGGTCATTGCATTGCCGGTGCTCTGAAATACCAGGAGATGAATGACCTCGCGGCAGCCAAGCGCAGTAAATATGACCAGATGGTCATCGCCACCGCACACTAA
- a CDS encoding molybdopterin-dependent oxidoreductase, producing MAIQEVKKTSCRMCGMLCGIDVHLEDGCVVEIKGNEKALHNRGRICIKGSSGLSQLYHPQRITKPLKRTENGFVEIELEQAMDEIAEKMKALRTEYGNDSVGVWKGEGTGFAQQEEVVHRFILSLDHK from the coding sequence ATGGCAATACAAGAAGTAAAGAAAACAAGCTGTCGTATGTGTGGCATGCTCTGTGGCATTGATGTGCATCTGGAAGATGGTTGCGTTGTGGAAATCAAGGGTAACGAGAAAGCCCTGCACAATCGTGGCCGTATCTGTATTAAAGGCAGTTCCGGTTTGTCTCAGTTGTATCATCCACAGCGTATCACCAAGCCTTTGAAGCGCACCGAAAACGGCTTTGTGGAAATTGAGCTGGAACAGGCCATGGATGAAATTGCAGAGAAGATGAAGGCTCTGCGTACTGAGTATGGCAATGATTCGGTCGGTGTCTGGAAAGGTGAAGGCACCGGCTTCGCCCAGCAGGAAGAGGTGGTGCATCGCTTTATCCTGTCTCTTGATCACAAATAG